The genomic DNA TCCGGCGAGCAGTTCGCGGACCAGTGGATTCGGAAAGCGCCGCGCCACGGTGACCGCGTAGAAGGTTTCCGTGACGTCCGGCACGCGGGCCGCTTCCACGAGCATCCCCGATGCCAGCTCGTCCTTGATCACGATCGGCGGGACCAGTGCGAGGCCCAGCCCCTCGCGTGCCATCAGGCGGATCATCGCCATGTCGTCGATTTCGGCGGCGATCCGGGGACGTATGCCAAGCCGGTCGACCAGGGCATCGAATGCGACGCGGAGGTTGTTCTCCGGGGTCGGCAGAATCACGGCGTGCGCGCGCAGCAGCTCCGCGATATCCATCCCCGGGGTCACGGTGTCGGCGGTGCCGACCAGACTGAGAGGCTGTTCCGCGACCCGGTGGGTGACGAACGGGGTCACGGCATCGGCCTGCGGCGCCTGGTTCACGAGCACCACGTCCAACTGCAGCGATTCCAGCGCCTGCATCAGTTCACCCGCGCCGCCCGAGCGCAGGATGACTTCGACATCGGAGCGCCCGAGGACCGGTCGCAGGAAGCCGATCTGGAAGTTGCGGGACAGCGTCGACAGCGCCCCGATGCGCAGCGCACGCCGCACGCCGTCGCTCTGGGCCAGCGTGGCCACGAGTTCATCGCCGGCGGCGAATATCGCGTCGGCATGATCCAGCGCGATCCTGCCCGCCTCGGTGAGATGGAGCCGCCGGCCGCGGCGCTCGAACAGCGCGTGCCCGAGGCGCTCCTCGAGCTTGCGGATCTGGACCGACAGGACCGACTGTGACAGGTGCAGGCGCTCGGCCGCGCGGCTCAGGCCGCCTTCATGGGCAACGGCCCAGAAATGGTGCAGGTGCTTGTAATTGATCTCGCGCATCGTTTCATTATGCGTAACGGTTTGTTGCAAACAATAAACTTTTTGATATGAACTGGGGACACTAGGATTGCGCCCCTGGTTCGGTAGCGGGAGTCACCATGGAATCGGCTTTCCTCATGCTCATTGCGCCGGCGGTCCTGCTGCTGGCGGCGCGCGACGCGTTCCGCACGCCCGGCCGTCGCCCCGGCGGCTGCCTGCGTCGCGCCGAGCTCGCGGCGCTGGTCGCGCTTGCCGCGGCCGCCGTCGCGGTCGGGCTGCGGATCGGTCTGGGTACGGGCACGGCGGGGCTGCCAACGCCGTTCGGATCGATTGCACTGGTCCGCCTCGACTGGATCAGTGTATCCATGCTGGCGCTGGTGGCCTTTGTCGGCTGGGTCGTGCTGCGCTACGCCCGCGTGTATCTCGATGGCGAGGACGGGCAGGGTGCATTCACGGGCTGGCTGTGCCTGACGCTGGCCATGGTGCTGCTGTTGGTGCAGGCCGGGCATCTGGCGATTTTCGCCGCCGCCTGGATCGGCACGAGTCTGTGCCTGCACCACCTGCTCCTGTTTTACCCGAACCGTGCGGCGGCGGTGCGCGGTGCGCGCAAGAAGTTTGTCGTCGCACGTGCGGGTGACGCCGCGGTACTGATCGCTTTTGCGCTGCTGATCGGGTCGTTCGGCACGGGCGACATCGCGGCATTGAACGCCGCGGCGGCCGCCGGCACCGGGAGCATGGCGATCGTCGGCGCCGCCGGGGCGCTCGCCGTCGCGGCGCTGCTGAAGTCCGCGCAGTTCCCCACGCACGGGTGGCTCACCGAGGTCATGGAGACGCCGACGCCGGTATCCGCGCTGTTGCACGCCGGCGTGGTCAATGCCGGCGGTTTCCTGTTGATCCGCTTCGCCGACGTCATGCTGCTCGCGCCCGGGATCCTGGCCGTGCTGGTGATGATCGGCGGGTTCACGGCGTTGTTCGCGTGCCTGGTCATGCTGGCACAGCCCGCGGTGAAGACCTCGCTGGCCTGGTCCACGATCGGTCAGATGGGGTTCATGATCCTGCAGTGCGGCCTCGCCCTGTTCCCGCTGGCGCTGCTGCACATCCTCGCTCACTCGCTGTACAAGGCGCACGCCTTCCTCGCCTCGGGCGGCGCCGTGGAGCGCGTCGCCGCCATTCACCGGCCGGGCCCCGTGGCCGTGCCGAGTGGCGCCGCGGTCGGTCGGGCCTTTCTCGCCGCGCTCGCGATCTACGCGGGCGTCGGCCTGGTGTTCGGTTTCGACGACAAGTCCCCGCAGGCCATCGTCCTCGGCGGGATCCTTGTGCTGGGCGTTGCCTATCTGCTCGCACAGGGCCTGGCGGATGCCGCGCCGCGCGCCCTGACGCGACGCACGGCGCTGTACTCGGTGGCTGCCGCGGTCGCCTACTTCGCGTTGCAGACCGGCGTGACGCAGCTCACCGCGCCCACGCTGCCGCCGACACCGGCGCCGGGCCCGCTCGAGTGGTTCCTGATGGTGCTGACCGTCGTCAGCTTCGGTGCGGTCGCCGTGGCCCAGGCCATGTTCCCGCTCTGGTCGCACCACCCGGCCGCGGCGGGTCTGCGGGTGCATCTGGCGAATGGTCTCTATGCCAACGCGGTCTTCGATCGCCTCCTCGGTGGCTGGTCCACCCGAACGGTTTCCGCAGCGCGGGAGGTCAACAGTGATCGATAATCCGCAGCACCCCGCCACGGCCCCCAGAGAGGTCGTCACCGCGGTCGAGTCGGCCGTGCGCGCGATCCCGCCGGCCTGGCCGCTGTCGGCGACGGTGGCCGTCAATCCATTCCTCGGGCAGACGGAGGAGCCGCTGTGGCAGGCACAGGCGCGCTTGCGCCGAGTCGGCGGGAGTCGGGCGACGCCGTCGCGTGACTGGTATGAGGAACGCATCGAGAGCGGCCGGATCACCGATGCCGATCTGGCGGCTGCGCTCGAGGCGTCGCCGGCGTCGCTGCGCCCGCGTGATGTGGCGGCCCTGAAGGCGGCGGCGGCCACGCCGGCGGCGCAACCGGTAGCGGTCGCGACCGTGGCGGAGCTTGCGCAGTCGGTCTCGGGCATCGATTGGCCGGGCCTGATCGAAGAGCGGATCGGTGCGTGGGCGGCCTCCCATTTCGATGAGGGCCAGGCGCTGTGGGTCGCGCCCGCGCATCGAGGCGTGTACGACGCCTGGCGCTGGCACGCTACCCACGATCTGACGCCCGAGATCCAGGGGCTGCGCGGGTTTGCCCGGCACGTGGCCGATGCGCCGGACACCGCCGATCGTGCGATCGCGCGTGCCGTCGACCGGCTGGGATTGTCGCCGGATGCACTCGAAACGGCCTTCCACCGGCTGCTGATGACGCTCGGTGGCTGGTCACAGTACGGGCGTTGGCGGCTCTGGCAGGCCGAGTTGCGCGGTCAGGAGGACGTCACCGCCGCGGAGCTGCTGGCCGTCCGCCTGGTCTGGGAGGAGGCACTGTTCCAGCAGTACGGCGATGCACTGCGCGCCGCCTGGACCGAGAGCGTCGAGCGTCACGCCGCGCCAGTCGAGGCCGATGCGGATGACGTGATCGATGCCATCCTGCAGGACGCGGCCGAGCGCGCCGAGCAGCGCTCGCTGGCGGCAGCGCTCGGTGGCGGGGCGGCCGCCGAAACGGACGAACGGCCGGTGCTGCAGGCGGCGTTCTGCATCGATGTCCGCTCCGAAGTCTTTCGCCGGGCGCTCGAGTCGATCGACGAACGGATCCGCACGCTCGGATTCGCCGGTTTCTTCGGTGTGGCGACCGCGCACCGACGCTTCGCTTCCGACGTCGAGGAGCCGCGGTTGCCGGTACTGCTCAATCCGGCCGTGCACAGCTGCGCGACCCCGGATCATAAGGTCGATGCGGACCGGCGTTCGCGCATCCTCGCACGGGCGCGGCGGGCGTGGGGCCGCTTCAAGCTGGCCGCCGTGTCGTCGTTCGCGTTCGTCGAGGCGATGGGCCCGGTCTATGCAGGCAAGCTGGTCCGCGACACGCTTGGCATGCCGGCGCACCGCCATCGGCACGACCCGGCGCCACGGTTTACGCCGGAACTCGACGACCAGGCCCGGGTGGATGCGGCGGAGCGCGTGCTGCGGGCGATGTCGCTGACGAGCGGTTTCGCGCGCGTGGTGGTCGTCGCCGGCCACGGTGCCGACGTCGTCAACAACCCCCATGCGAGCGCACTGCAATGCGGCGCCTGCGGCGGTTATTCGGGCGAGGTCAATGCGCGGCTGCTGGCGGGGCTGCTGAACGACCCGATGGTGCGTGCGGGGATTGCCGAACGCGGTATCACGATCCCGGAAGATACCCTGTTCGTGGGCGCACTGCACGATACGACCACGGATACCGTCGATCTCTTCGACGCTGACGTCGACACGCACGGGCACGGCGATGACCTCGCCCGTGTGCGCCGATGGCTCGCTTCGGCGGGCGCCGTCGCACGCGGGGAGCGGATGCTGCGACTGCCGCGCGGCGACGATGGCGGTGTACCACGGCACCGGGCGCGGGACTGGTCCGAGATCCGGCCTGAGTGGGGCCTGGCGGGCTGTAATGCGTTCGTCGCGGCGCCGCGGCACCGCACGGCTGGCCGCCAGCTCGAGGGCAGGGCATTCCTGCACGACTACGACTGGCGCCAGGATGACGGCTATGGCGTGCTGGAACTGATTCTGACCGCGCCCGTGGTCGTGGCCAGCTGGATCAGCCTGCAGTACTACGGCTCGACCGTGGTTCCGGAGCACTTCGGCGGCGGCAACAAACTGCTGCACAACGTCACCGGCGGCATCGGCGTTGTCGAGGGCAACGGCGGCCTGCTGCGCACCGGTCTGCCATGGCAGTCGGTGCACGATGGGGAACGACTGGTCCATGAGCCGTTGCGCCTGACCGTGTGTGTCGAGGCACCGACGGATGCCATCGAAGACATTCTGGCACGCCACGAGGGGGTACGACGCCTGTTCGACAACGGCTGGCTCCACCTTTTCGCGCTCGACGAGGAGGGCCGCATGGCCTGGCGTTATGCAGGCGGACTCCGTTGGCTGCCGGGCACGGAAGTCCGGACGGACGAATTCGCGGCAGGCGGAGCGGCGCACTAGAGAGGTTGTCTGCCGGCACGCTTGCCGCGGCGGCGCAGGCAGGGGCGCTGCCGCTGTCACCCGCGGGACCGGAGAGTCCGGCACGGTCAATGGAGAGAGAGGGTCAATGAACGCAAACCGGATTACACTCACGCGGCCGGACGACTGGCACCTGCACCTGCGCGACGGTGCGATCCTCGCCACGGCGCTCCCGGCCACCGCGCGCTGTTTCGGTCGTGCCATCGTCATGCCCAACCTGCAGCCACCGGTGGCCACGGTGGCGCAGGCCCGGACGTATCGCGACCGGATCATGGCCGCGTTGCCGGCCGGTGCGGACTTCGAGCCGCTGATGACCCTGTACCTGACGGAGGCCACGTCACCGGCGGAGATCGCCGAGGCCGCGCGCAGCGACCTGGTCCACGCCGTCAAGTACTACCCGGCCGGCGCCACGACCCACTCCGAGAGCGGCGTTACGGATCTCCGGAATGCGTATCCGGCGCTCGAGGCGATGCAGGAGCACGGGGTGCCGTTGCTGATGCACGGCGAGGTCACCGATCCTTCGGTCGATGTCTTCGATCGCGAGGCGGTGTTCATCGAGCGTCACCTGGCCCCGCTGCTACAGGATTTCCCGGCACTGCGGGTCGTGCTCGAGCACGTCACCACCCGCGACGGCGTCGACTTCGTCCGTGCCGCTCCGCCGACGGTGGGCGCGACCATCACCGTGCATCACCTGCTGCTGAACCGGAACGCGCTCTTCGACGGCGGTCTGCGCCCGCACCATTATTGCCGTCCGCTGATCAAACGCGAGACCCATCGCCAGGCGCTGGTCGAGGCCGCCACCAGCGGCCATCCGCGCTTCTTCGCCGGGACCGATTCCGCGCCGCATCACCGGCACGCAAAGGAGTCCGCCTGCGGCTGTGCTGGCGTCTACAGCGCGCCGGCGGCGCTGGAGCTGTATGCGGAGGTGTTCGACCGGATGGGGGCACTCGATCGCCTGGAGGCGTTCATGAGCTTCCATGGTGCCGACTTCTACGGTTTGCCACGCAACCGCGGCCGGGTGGTGCTGGAGCGCGCGGACTGGACCATGCCGGAAGAGATCGCCACGGCGGAGGCGCCCATCGTGCCGCTCCGGGCGGGGGAGAAGGTAGCGTGGCGGGTGCGCGCCGAGGTCGAGGACCGGCGGGCTTCCTGACGCCCCCGCGATGTGCCGGTATCCGATTGCGCACCGGTAGACGCACCGGTACACTACGCGGCTTGCCGCCAGCTGCCGGCTGGGGGCCTATCTCCTTGCCTCACCGACATTTTCCGGGAGGCTGGCAAACCGAAAGGAGTTTTTCACCTTGCGTCATTACGAAGTCGTGTTCCTGGTCCACCCTGACCAGAGCGAGCAGGTCCCGGCGATGGTCGAGCGCTACCGCCAGATCATCGAGAACGACGGTGGCACCGTTCATCGTCAGGAAGACTGGGGCCGTCGCCAGCTGGCGTACTCCATCAACCGCGTCCACAAGGCGCACTACGTGCTCATGAATGTCGAATGCGGCGCCGAAGCGCGCGACGAACTCGAGAGCGCGTTCCGTTTCAACGACGCCGTCCTGCGCCATATGGTCCTTGCCCGCGAAGAGGCGGTCACCGAGCCGTCGCCGCTCGCGCGCAAAGAAGAGAAGCGCGGTGACGACAAGCGTGCCGCCCGCCAGGGCAAAGAGGAAGGCGAGGGCGATTCGTCCGCGGATGCCGAACCCTCCGAGACGGCCGATTCGACCGCCTCCGACGCCTGACGTTCAACGGATTCAAGAGGAGTACAAGCCATGGCACGGTTTTTCCGCCGCCGCAAATTCTGCCGATTCACCGCCGAAGGCGTCGTCGAGATCGATTACAAGGATGTCGAGACGCTGAAGAACTACATCACCGAGACCGGCAAGATCGTTCCCAGCCGGATCACCGGGACGAACGCCCGCTATCAGCGGCAGCTGTCCACGGCCGTCAAGCGCGCGCGCTACCTGGCCCTGCTGCCGTATACCGACGGCCACGTCTGAGTCGACCCGCACGGCTGCGCGATGTGCGGGGCCGTATCGGGAACGCTGCGTGAAAGGCATCGCCGAATTCGTCATGCGCGGCCCCGTGAACGCCGGGGCCGTGGCGGCCGGGACGCTGCTGCTCGGGCTGGTCGTGGCACCGTTTGCCTGGCTCAGTGCGGCCGTGGTGGCCCTGGTGGCGTTGCGCCTCGGTGCGTTCGCCACCCTGCGGGTCGCCGGGCCGGCGCTGGCCGGGGTGGCGCTCGCCGGGGCGCTGGTGACCGGTCAGGGCGCGGCGATCGCGATCAGCGGCCTGGTCGCGTGGCTGCCCGCCATGGTCCTGGCGCTCGTTCTGCGTCAGCGGGTGCGGCTGGATGACGCGCTGCTGGTCGCCTGTGCGATCGGCTGGGCCCTGGTACTCGGGACGTATCTTTTTGTCGAAGATCCGACCGGGCTGTGGCGGGACCTGCTGCACCGGATCATGCCGCCCGAGACGATGGCGGCGCGGTTCGAGCTGTCGGCCGAGGGCGTGCGCCAGATGATCGATGCGATGGCCCCGCTCATGACCGGTGTGGTCGCGATGTCGGTGGTCTTCAGCGCGATCACGAGCCTGTTGCTGGCTCGCTGGTGGCAGTCGCTGCTGTACAACCCCGGCGGGTTCGGCAGCGAGTTCCGGGCGCTGCGGCTGGGACGCACCGCCGCGGCGATCACACTGGGGATTTCGGCGCTGGCGCTGTTCACGACGCCGGCCTGGATCGACAGCCTGGCCCTGGTCGTGGCCGCGGTGTATGTGTTCCAGGGGCTGGCCGTCGCGCACGGCGTGGTCAACGGGCTGGGGCTTGGCCCGGGATGGCTCGTGGCGTTGTATATCGCGCTGGTGCCATTGATGATTTATGTCGTGGTCGGGTTGATGATCGTCGGTGCGGTGGACGCATGGGCCGATTACCGTCGCCGGGTGCAGCCCGGCGGCAACGGATAAGGAAACTGGGCGGGTGAGCGAAGGCGCCCGCGGGAGAGAGTAACGATGCAGGTCATTCTGGTTGAGAACGTCGACAATCTCGGTCGTCTGGGCGATGTGGTCCAGGTCAAATCCGGTTATGCGCGCAATTATCTGCTGCCGCAGGGCATCGCGAAGATGGCCACGGCCGATAACGTCAAGGAGATTGAAGCGCGCCGGGCCGAGTTCGAGCGGGCGGAGAAGGAGAAGCACGAGGCCGCCACGCGCCGTCAGCAGGAACTCGACGGGCGCACGGTCACGATCCGCGCGAAGGTCGGCACCGAGGGCAAGCTGTTCGGTTCCGTCAGCGCCGGCGATATCGCCGATGCGGTGACGGCCGATGGTGTCGAGCTCGAGAAGCGCGAAGTCCGCATGCCCATCGGTCCGCTGCGCGAGACCGGCGAGTTCGAGATCGGCGTCCATCTGTATACCGATGTCGATGCCACCGTGAACGTCGTGGTCGAACCCGAAGCCTGACGGTGGTTGTATCGCGCCCCTCGGGCCGGCCCGGGGGCGCGATCCGGGGTGCGGCGACAGTAGCGGTCGGGCCGGGCGGTCCGCCGCTCCGTTGTTTGTCGTGCGGTTGAGCGGGCTATAATCGCTCGACGTTGGCACCCGCCGTCCGGCGGGTGCGCGGTTGCGGTGGTCTTGCATGTCCGAAAGCTTTCCTTCACTCAGTGAGGAAGCACGTGCCGTCACGGCGCGTGTGCCGCCGCATTCCATCGAAGCGGAACAGGCCGTGCTCGGTGGCCTGATGCTGGCCAACGATGCGTGGGATCGGGTCGCCGATCGCGTCTCGGAAGAGGATTTCTACCGCCGCGAACACCGCCTGTTGTTCCGCGCGCTCGGGGAACTCGCGGACAACGACCAGCCGCGCGATGTGGTGACCGTATCCGAGTGGCTGTCGCAGCACGGCGAACTCGATAACGTCGGCAATCTCGCCTATCTCGGCCAACTCGCCGAGGAAACGCCCAGCGCCGCGAATATCACCGCGTATGCGGACATCGTCCGCGAGCGTTCGGTGGTGCGCCAGCTTATCGCGGTCGGCGAGGACATCGCCCGGGCCGCTTATGAGCCCCAGGGCCGCGACAGCAAAGCCCTGCTGGACCACGCGGAACAGCAGGTGTTCGCCATTGCCGACCAGGGCAGCCGGCGTCAGCGCGGTTTCCAGCCCATCAACCGGATCCTCACGGCGACCCTGGACCACCTGGATACCCTGCTGCAGTCCGACTCCCACATCACGGGCGTCGAGACCGGATTCAGCGAGTTCGACGACCTGACCTCGGGGATGCAGCGCTCCGATCTGGTCATCGTTGCCGGGCGCCCGTCGATGGGCAAGACCAGCTTCGCCATGAACATCGCCGAGCACGTCGCGCTCACCAACGGTGAGCCGGTGGCGGTGTTCAGCATGGAGATGCCGGCCGAACAGATCGCGACCCGCATGATCTCCTCGCTCGGGCGGGTCGAACTGCAGAAGCTGCGTTCGGGGCGTCTGGAAGAGGCCGACTGGCCGCGGATCAACTCGGCCGTGGCCCTGTTGTCGCAACAATCGAAGCTGTTCATCGACGATACCCCCGGTCTGACGCCTTCCGAGCTGCGCGCACGCGCGCGGCGCCTCAAGCGGGAGCACGGGCTGTCGATGATCCTGGTCGACTATATCCAGTTGATGCAGCTCGCCTCGACGGGGGAGAACCGGGCCACCGAGATCTCCGAGATCTCGCGCTCGCTCAAGGGACTGGCGAAGGAACTCAACGTCCCGGTGATCGTGCTGTCGCAGCTCAACCGCTCCCTGGAACAGCGTACCGACAAACGTCCGGTGATGTCCGATCTGCGCGAATCCGGCGCGATCGAGCAGGACGCGGACGTGATCGTGTTCATCTACCGCGATGAGGTCTACGACGAGGACAGCCCGCACAAGGGCACGGCCGAGATCCTGATCCGCAAACAGCGAAACGGCCCCACGGGTACCGTGCGGGTCACCTTCCTGGGGCATTACACGCGCTTCGAGAATTTCTCCCCGGAAGTTTACGGCTGACCGCCCCGGCCGGATGCCACCGCTCCGGCCGACAACCATCCGACCGGGAGTCACGATCGCCATGCTCCGCAGCGCCATTGCCGATCTCGACCGCAGCGCGCTCCGCCACAATCTGGCCCGCGCGCGTTCCGCCGCCCCCGGGGCATCGGTCTTCGCCACGCTCAAATCGGCCGGCTACGGTCACGGTCTGACCTTCGCGGCAGAGGCCTTCGCGGATCACTGCGAGGGGTTCGGCGTGGCCTGCACTGGAGAGGGGGTCGCGCTGCGCGAGGCCGGCTACCGCGAGCATCGGATCTGCGTCCTCAATGGGCCGGTCGATGCCGAGGAACTCGCCGCCTGTGCGGCGCATGGGCTGGAGCCACTGATCCATCAGGAATGGCAACTGGATGCGCTGGCTGGTCTTGCGGGCGAGGATCGGTTGCGGGTCTGGCTCAAGATCGATTCCGGTATGGGGCGGATCGGTGTCCCGCCGGATACGGCCGCCGTCTGGCACGACTGGCTCCGCCGGTCGCGGGTGGTCTCCGGACCGGTCGGGGTGATGACCCACATGGCCTGCGCGGATGACCGCGGCGACGAGTACACGAATACCCAGTGGGAGACGTTCACGGCCGCCTGCCGAGGCCTCGAGGGCGAACGCAGCGCGGCGAACTCGGCCTGCGTGCTGGGCTGGCCAGACACACACGCGGACTGGATTCGCCCGGGCATCATGCTGTATGGCTGTTCCCCGTTTGTCGAAGGCGCGGAACCCGCGCTCGATCTGCGCCCGGCCATGACCCTGCGCACGCGGCTGATCGCGATCAATCGGCTGCGCGCCGGCGCGCCGATCGGCTACGGGCGCTCGTATCACTGCCCGGAGGACATGCCGGTAGGCGTAGCCGCGATCGGCTACGGCGACGGCTACCCGCGTCACGCGCCGAACGGCACGCCCGTGCTGGTCGGCGGCCGGCGGGTGCCGATGGTGGGACGCGTGTCGATGGACAAGATCACGCTCGATCTGCGCACGGCGCCGGATGCAGCGGTGGGCGACGAGGTCGTGCTCTGGGGCAGGGGACTGCCGATCGAGGAGATCGCCGATGCCGCCGGGACCATTGGTTACGAGTTGATGTGCGGCGTCCATGGCCGTGTCGCCACCCGCCTCGTGTGAGTGGCGGTCGCCTTTCCGGTCCCGGGGCGCCCGTGTATATTCCGCCGACTACGCGCGACGCTTCCCTGGGGGAGGATCGATGAAGGCGAAACGGATGGCCGCGACGGCCACGCTCGTGCTGGCGGGGCTCTTCACGGGCTGCGCGTCGACCGAACAGGCGATGTATCGGGGCGGTGCCGGTCACGACGGCGTCTACGCCGGGACGCCGGGTCCGGTCGAGCCCATCGAGACCGCATGGGAACGGGAGACCCGCGCGCGCTCGTATTCCTCGCCCACCGTGACCGCCAAACGGGTCTATTTCGGCAACAGCGCCGGCACGCTCACCGCCATCGATCGCGCCACTGGCGAGGTCGCGTGGACGCGGGAACTCGGCAGTCCGATCGAGGCCGCGCCGGCGCTCGCCGGCGATCGCATCATCGTCGCGACCTGGGATGGGAGCGTGCGGGCGGTGAAGGCGGCGGACGGCGCCACGGTGTGGCGCTTCCGGACCGACGGCATGGCCTACTCGGCGCCGACCGTGACGGAAGACCGGGTCTACTTTGGCAGCGCCGACGGACGCGTGTACGCGCTGGAACGCGACAGCGGCGAACGGGTCTGGTCCTTCCGCGCCGGGGACGGCGTGTATTCCTCGCCGGCGGTCGC from Halofilum ochraceum includes the following:
- a CDS encoding LysR family transcriptional regulator; the encoded protein is MREINYKHLHHFWAVAHEGGLSRAAERLHLSQSVLSVQIRKLEERLGHALFERRGRRLHLTEAGRIALDHADAIFAAGDELVATLAQSDGVRRALRIGALSTLSRNFQIGFLRPVLGRSDVEVILRSGGAGELMQALESLQLDVVLVNQAPQADAVTPFVTHRVAEQPLSLVGTADTVTPGMDIAELLRAHAVILPTPENNLRVAFDALVDRLGIRPRIAAEIDDMAMIRLMAREGLGLALVPPIVIKDELASGMLVEAARVPDVTETFYAVTVARRFPNPLVRELLAGANPDSLKDSSGDRDRATR
- a CDS encoding proton-conducting transporter membrane subunit, which produces MESAFLMLIAPAVLLLAARDAFRTPGRRPGGCLRRAELAALVALAAAAVAVGLRIGLGTGTAGLPTPFGSIALVRLDWISVSMLALVAFVGWVVLRYARVYLDGEDGQGAFTGWLCLTLAMVLLLVQAGHLAIFAAAWIGTSLCLHHLLLFYPNRAAAVRGARKKFVVARAGDAAVLIAFALLIGSFGTGDIAALNAAAAAGTGSMAIVGAAGALAVAALLKSAQFPTHGWLTEVMETPTPVSALLHAGVVNAGGFLLIRFADVMLLAPGILAVLVMIGGFTALFACLVMLAQPAVKTSLAWSTIGQMGFMILQCGLALFPLALLHILAHSLYKAHAFLASGGAVERVAAIHRPGPVAVPSGAAVGRAFLAALAIYAGVGLVFGFDDKSPQAIVLGGILVLGVAYLLAQGLADAAPRALTRRTALYSVAAAVAYFALQTGVTQLTAPTLPPTPAPGPLEWFLMVLTVVSFGAVAVAQAMFPLWSHHPAAAGLRVHLANGLYANAVFDRLLGGWSTRTVSAAREVNSDR
- a CDS encoding YbcC family protein; the encoded protein is MIDNPQHPATAPREVVTAVESAVRAIPPAWPLSATVAVNPFLGQTEEPLWQAQARLRRVGGSRATPSRDWYEERIESGRITDADLAAALEASPASLRPRDVAALKAAAATPAAQPVAVATVAELAQSVSGIDWPGLIEERIGAWAASHFDEGQALWVAPAHRGVYDAWRWHATHDLTPEIQGLRGFARHVADAPDTADRAIARAVDRLGLSPDALETAFHRLLMTLGGWSQYGRWRLWQAELRGQEDVTAAELLAVRLVWEEALFQQYGDALRAAWTESVERHAAPVEADADDVIDAILQDAAERAEQRSLAAALGGGAAAETDERPVLQAAFCIDVRSEVFRRALESIDERIRTLGFAGFFGVATAHRRFASDVEEPRLPVLLNPAVHSCATPDHKVDADRRSRILARARRAWGRFKLAAVSSFAFVEAMGPVYAGKLVRDTLGMPAHRHRHDPAPRFTPELDDQARVDAAERVLRAMSLTSGFARVVVVAGHGADVVNNPHASALQCGACGGYSGEVNARLLAGLLNDPMVRAGIAERGITIPEDTLFVGALHDTTTDTVDLFDADVDTHGHGDDLARVRRWLASAGAVARGERMLRLPRGDDGGVPRHRARDWSEIRPEWGLAGCNAFVAAPRHRTAGRQLEGRAFLHDYDWRQDDGYGVLELILTAPVVVASWISLQYYGSTVVPEHFGGGNKLLHNVTGGIGVVEGNGGLLRTGLPWQSVHDGERLVHEPLRLTVCVEAPTDAIEDILARHEGVRRLFDNGWLHLFALDEEGRMAWRYAGGLRWLPGTEVRTDEFAAGGAAH
- the pyrC gene encoding dihydroorotase — translated: MNANRITLTRPDDWHLHLRDGAILATALPATARCFGRAIVMPNLQPPVATVAQARTYRDRIMAALPAGADFEPLMTLYLTEATSPAEIAEAARSDLVHAVKYYPAGATTHSESGVTDLRNAYPALEAMQEHGVPLLMHGEVTDPSVDVFDREAVFIERHLAPLLQDFPALRVVLEHVTTRDGVDFVRAAPPTVGATITVHHLLLNRNALFDGGLRPHHYCRPLIKRETHRQALVEAATSGHPRFFAGTDSAPHHRHAKESACGCAGVYSAPAALELYAEVFDRMGALDRLEAFMSFHGADFYGLPRNRGRVVLERADWTMPEEIATAEAPIVPLRAGEKVAWRVRAEVEDRRAS
- the rpsF gene encoding 30S ribosomal protein S6; this translates as MRHYEVVFLVHPDQSEQVPAMVERYRQIIENDGGTVHRQEDWGRRQLAYSINRVHKAHYVLMNVECGAEARDELESAFRFNDAVLRHMVLAREEAVTEPSPLARKEEKRGDDKRAARQGKEEGEGDSSADAEPSETADSTASDA
- the rpsR gene encoding 30S ribosomal protein S18, with translation MARFFRRRKFCRFTAEGVVEIDYKDVETLKNYITETGKIVPSRITGTNARYQRQLSTAVKRARYLALLPYTDGHV
- the rplI gene encoding 50S ribosomal protein L9, which produces MQVILVENVDNLGRLGDVVQVKSGYARNYLLPQGIAKMATADNVKEIEARRAEFERAEKEKHEAATRRQQELDGRTVTIRAKVGTEGKLFGSVSAGDIADAVTADGVELEKREVRMPIGPLRETGEFEIGVHLYTDVDATVNVVVEPEA
- the dnaB gene encoding replicative DNA helicase; this encodes MSESFPSLSEEARAVTARVPPHSIEAEQAVLGGLMLANDAWDRVADRVSEEDFYRREHRLLFRALGELADNDQPRDVVTVSEWLSQHGELDNVGNLAYLGQLAEETPSAANITAYADIVRERSVVRQLIAVGEDIARAAYEPQGRDSKALLDHAEQQVFAIADQGSRRQRGFQPINRILTATLDHLDTLLQSDSHITGVETGFSEFDDLTSGMQRSDLVIVAGRPSMGKTSFAMNIAEHVALTNGEPVAVFSMEMPAEQIATRMISSLGRVELQKLRSGRLEEADWPRINSAVALLSQQSKLFIDDTPGLTPSELRARARRLKREHGLSMILVDYIQLMQLASTGENRATEISEISRSLKGLAKELNVPVIVLSQLNRSLEQRTDKRPVMSDLRESGAIEQDADVIVFIYRDEVYDEDSPHKGTAEILIRKQRNGPTGTVRVTFLGHYTRFENFSPEVYG
- the alr gene encoding alanine racemase translates to MLRSAIADLDRSALRHNLARARSAAPGASVFATLKSAGYGHGLTFAAEAFADHCEGFGVACTGEGVALREAGYREHRICVLNGPVDAEELAACAAHGLEPLIHQEWQLDALAGLAGEDRLRVWLKIDSGMGRIGVPPDTAAVWHDWLRRSRVVSGPVGVMTHMACADDRGDEYTNTQWETFTAACRGLEGERSAANSACVLGWPDTHADWIRPGIMLYGCSPFVEGAEPALDLRPAMTLRTRLIAINRLRAGAPIGYGRSYHCPEDMPVGVAAIGYGDGYPRHAPNGTPVLVGGRRVPMVGRVSMDKITLDLRTAPDAAVGDEVVLWGRGLPIEEIADAAGTIGYELMCGVHGRVATRLV
- a CDS encoding PQQ-binding-like beta-propeller repeat protein; this encodes MKAKRMAATATLVLAGLFTGCASTEQAMYRGGAGHDGVYAGTPGPVEPIETAWERETRARSYSSPTVTAKRVYFGNSAGTLTAIDRATGEVAWTRELGSPIEAAPALAGDRIIVATWDGSVRAVKAADGATVWRFRTDGMAYSAPTVTEDRVYFGSADGRVYALERDSGERVWSFRAGDGVYSSPAVANGRVYFGSLDGNVYAVSQSSGEEIWRFATDKPVFASPAVDGQVVAIGGYDRAMHLLDAGSGGELWRFRTGNRIYASAALTAESVIFASTDGYIYSVSRGNGLKNWDYRADDKVYSSPAVANGTVYAGSRGGMMHAVDTTSGKRRWTYDAEDEIYATPTPAGERIFFATLDGRVIALE